Proteins encoded together in one Candidatus Binatus sp. window:
- a CDS encoding ABC transporter substrate-binding protein, protein MRRRPGLTSTIALVAAMSIAGCRVNRPAADHSKQQILYRATGSDPRTFNPILITDATSGTLTGELLESLIRVNPVTLLPEAGLAEKWEIAPDNKTITFHLRHDAKWFDGQPVTSHDVLFTMNVIYDPKVPNSIRPSVLVDHKPIVSETPDDYTIVMHLPKPFAPLLYSIGIPVIPAHILEPVWKAGNFNRSWGIDTPPGKLVGNGPFRMTRYVQSQVVQYERNNDYWMKDEQRGQLPRLHGQAYSVVQDQNAAYLRYLSGQIDVYGPRAEEVLDLRQKAERKELDIAVQEIGVDTGTMFFTFNRNPRHYVKNGVTNPKLNWFTDLKFVTAMAHLVDKKSIISLVYHGLAVPAVADISPENKIFHNPELKDYDYDPKLAADLLEAAGYHLSKPGVRTDPKGNRLEFDLTTNTGVPERDQMCAIFKQDLEKLGIKINYRPLEFTTLVDKIDSSFDWDCLLMGFTGTIEPNDGSNFYRSSGNLHLWNPNQPTPATVWEAEIDTLLDQGASEMDTAKRPPYYWKIQQILHDQLPIIETVRQKRFASWKNSLENYQPKVWGLYKPEWIQFKPD, encoded by the coding sequence ATGAGACGCCGCCCGGGACTTACTTCTACGATCGCGCTCGTCGCCGCAATGTCGATCGCCGGATGCCGCGTCAATCGCCCGGCAGCCGATCACTCGAAGCAGCAAATTCTCTACCGAGCGACCGGCAGCGATCCGCGCACCTTCAATCCGATTTTGATCACCGATGCGACGTCCGGGACGCTCACCGGCGAACTTCTCGAAAGCCTGATCCGCGTCAATCCGGTCACGCTGCTGCCGGAGGCGGGGCTCGCAGAAAAATGGGAAATAGCACCCGACAATAAGACGATCACGTTTCATCTGCGCCACGACGCGAAATGGTTCGACGGCCAGCCCGTTACCTCGCACGACGTACTGTTTACGATGAACGTGATCTACGATCCCAAGGTCCCCAACAGTATCCGGCCGAGCGTTCTCGTCGATCACAAGCCGATCGTTTCGGAGACGCCCGACGACTACACGATCGTGATGCACCTGCCGAAACCATTCGCGCCGCTGCTCTATTCAATCGGAATTCCGGTGATTCCCGCGCACATCCTCGAGCCGGTGTGGAAGGCGGGCAACTTCAACCGCTCATGGGGAATCGATACGCCGCCCGGCAAGCTCGTCGGCAACGGCCCGTTCCGCATGACGCGCTACGTGCAAAGCCAGGTCGTGCAATACGAGCGCAACAACGATTACTGGATGAAGGACGAGCAACGCGGACAACTGCCGCGCCTCCACGGACAGGCGTACAGCGTCGTGCAGGATCAGAACGCCGCGTATCTGCGCTACCTGTCGGGGCAAATCGACGTGTACGGGCCGCGCGCCGAGGAGGTGCTCGATCTCAGGCAAAAGGCCGAGCGCAAGGAACTCGATATCGCGGTCCAGGAAATCGGGGTCGATACCGGCACGATGTTCTTCACCTTCAATCGCAATCCGCGCCACTACGTCAAAAATGGCGTGACCAATCCCAAGCTCAACTGGTTCACCGATCTCAAGTTCGTCACCGCGATGGCGCACCTGGTCGACAAGAAATCGATCATCAGCCTCGTGTATCACGGGCTCGCGGTGCCGGCCGTCGCGGACATCTCGCCCGAGAACAAAATTTTTCACAATCCCGAACTGAAGGACTACGACTACGATCCGAAACTCGCCGCCGATTTGCTTGAAGCGGCAGGCTATCATCTGAGCAAGCCGGGCGTGCGCACCGATCCCAAGGGCAATCGCCTCGAGTTCGATCTCACCACCAACACCGGCGTGCCCGAGCGCGATCAGATGTGCGCGATCTTCAAGCAGGACCTCGAAAAGCTCGGCATCAAGATCAATTATCGTCCGCTCGAGTTCACCACTTTGGTGGATAAGATCGATTCGTCGTTCGACTGGGACTGCCTGCTGATGGGATTTACCGGCACGATCGAGCCCAATGACGGCTCGAATTTCTATCGATCGTCGGGCAATCTTCATCTGTGGAATCCCAATCAGCCGACGCCCGCGACAGTGTGGGAAGCGGAAATCGACACGCTGCTGGACCAGGGCGCATCCGAGATGGATACCGCGAAGCGCCCGCCGTACTACTGGAAAATCCAGCAGATCCTGCACGACCAGTTGCCGATAATCGAGACCGTGCGGCAAAAGCGCTTCGCGTCATGGAAGAACTCGCTCGAAAATTATCAGCCGAAAGTCTGGGGCCTCTACAAACCCGAGTGGATTCAGTTCAAGCCCGATTGA
- a CDS encoding DUF4292 domain-containing protein: protein MPPAPAIERPAIRIRGIRILAALLMASVLPLSACLYFTYPAGPEPESPIVGFDAQKFQVEKLTAALTQREKSLDTMQTQAIMEYTGSDQKTVKAKEQLVVKRPDNLRVEAMSPFGVALLLAAQGPDLAIYEPGENRFMRGAANAETLYRFARIPMDPADAVGLLMGLAPREFGISKTADSVSNENGMTLAAYGNSTTGVRQLGFSGGNLAMVRDTESGGQVRYEVRYSDYHDIGGVMFPYVVDADFPSARSHLRLRYLRPIVNGSVPESAFVLTPVPGATLMNLSMDPSLPAENES, encoded by the coding sequence ATGCCGCCAGCGCCGGCCATTGAGCGCCCGGCAATTCGGATACGCGGCATCAGGATCCTCGCGGCGCTGCTGATGGCCTCGGTGCTGCCGCTTTCAGCCTGTTTATACTTCACCTACCCCGCGGGCCCGGAACCTGAATCGCCAATTGTCGGCTTCGATGCGCAAAAGTTCCAGGTCGAAAAGCTGACCGCCGCGCTTACTCAGCGCGAGAAATCGCTCGATACGATGCAGACGCAAGCGATCATGGAATACACCGGTAGCGATCAGAAAACGGTGAAGGCCAAGGAACAGCTCGTCGTGAAGCGGCCGGATAATCTGCGCGTCGAGGCGATGTCGCCATTCGGCGTCGCACTATTGCTCGCGGCGCAGGGCCCGGACCTCGCGATCTACGAGCCGGGTGAAAATCGCTTCATGCGCGGCGCCGCGAACGCCGAGACGCTTTACCGCTTTGCGCGAATCCCGATGGATCCAGCCGACGCCGTCGGCCTCCTGATGGGGCTGGCGCCGCGCGAATTCGGCATTTCCAAAACTGCCGATTCGGTGTCGAATGAAAATGGAATGACGCTGGCGGCTTACGGCAACTCCACAACCGGCGTTAGGCAACTCGGCTTCAGCGGCGGCAACCTCGCGATGGTGCGCGATACCGAGAGTGGCGGCCAGGTGCGCTACGAAGTACGGTACAGCGACTATCACGATATCGGCGGCGTGATGTTTCCGTACGTCGTCGATGCGGACTTTCCGTCGGCGCGGAGCCATCTGAGGCTGCGCTACCTCCGCCCGATCGTCAATGGCAGCGTGCCCGAATCCGCGTTCGTCCTGACGCCGGTTCCGGGCGCCACTCTGATGAACCTCAGCATGGACCCGTCCTTGCCGGCCGAAAACGAGAGCTGA
- the rplS gene encoding 50S ribosomal protein L19 yields MNTVIQKLEERGLRSDLPVFRVGDGLRVHVKVVEGEKERIQSFEGIVIKINRGGNRATFTVRKVSYGVGVERIFPMHSPRIEKLQVLTRNRVRRARLYYLRNLSGKAARLDAI; encoded by the coding sequence ATGAATACCGTTATCCAGAAGCTCGAAGAGCGGGGCCTGCGCAGCGACCTGCCTGTATTCCGCGTCGGCGACGGCCTGCGCGTTCACGTCAAGGTCGTCGAGGGCGAAAAGGAACGCATCCAGTCCTTCGAAGGCATCGTGATCAAGATCAATCGCGGCGGGAATCGCGCGACGTTTACCGTCAGAAAAGTATCGTACGGCGTCGGCGTCGAGCGAATCTTTCCGATGCATTCGCCGCGAATCGAAAAGTTGCAGGTGCTGACCCGCAATCGCGTGCGGCGCGCGCGTCTCTACTACCTGCGCAATCTGTCCGGTAAGGCCGCCCGTCTCGACGCGATCTGA
- a CDS encoding ArsC/Spx/MgsR family protein: MASMLEEPASELVRKDKRFKELGLNPDDYTDKKTVIDLLLKHPELMQRPIVIRGKRAVIARPPEKLAALL, encoded by the coding sequence ATCGCCTCGATGCTCGAGGAGCCAGCGTCCGAGCTGGTTCGCAAGGACAAGCGGTTCAAGGAACTGGGGCTGAATCCGGACGACTACACCGACAAGAAAACGGTGATCGATTTACTGCTGAAGCATCCGGAGTTGATGCAGCGGCCGATCGTGATTCGCGGCAAGCGCGCGGTCATCGCGCGGCCGCCGGAAAAGCTCGCCGCTCTGCTCTGA
- a CDS encoding tetratricopeptide repeat protein, translated as MKFSSTGAMVALAGASLAFLGCASMPLSRPEPVRTVSVGSANPFGDAPAVEVPSDARAMSAFLKAEVAMGDGDREEALKDYAEAVQYDPGNAALKVRLATLYVRDGRLKEALDLVNQALTITPDSADARLLAAGISSALGDDKTAEKDYSEVLRLNPKNQEAYLYLGTLYAKRGDYDAAQKTFQKLITLDPNSFLGYYYAGKVMVAAKNYPEAEKYFQKALDLNPQSELVLLDFALLRERQARPKDAIVYYDKIKQVNPNNELVRKRLAEIYVGEKKYEEALDELKRLEEVETNPADTRTKIGLLYFERGDFDEAATEFNLVLGSEPNNYRVHYYLGTVYTELNENAKAIEEFSKIPAESDHYVESRLQLAYLYDKDNKYDAAIAALKEALTKKPDNTEIMGFMVGVYQEKKEYPTAIDLGRKMVRVDPKSDKFHFTLGALLDQNKQQSDAVVEMKKAIELNPSNAQALNYLGYTYAEQGTNLDEAEKLIRRALVIEPEDGFYVDSLGWVYYQRGDYKKAVEELERAVNLTGNDPTITEHLGDAYSKMGKSKEATHQYADALKKAQETEQVSRLKDKLQVLQNAASAGH; from the coding sequence ATGAAATTCTCCAGCACAGGCGCGATGGTCGCGTTGGCGGGCGCGTCGCTTGCGTTCCTCGGATGCGCGAGTATGCCGCTCTCGCGGCCCGAGCCGGTCCGCACCGTCAGCGTGGGCAGCGCCAATCCGTTCGGCGATGCGCCGGCGGTCGAAGTGCCGTCCGACGCGCGCGCGATGAGCGCGTTCCTCAAGGCGGAAGTCGCGATGGGCGACGGCGATCGCGAAGAGGCGCTGAAGGACTACGCGGAGGCGGTGCAATACGATCCGGGCAACGCCGCCTTGAAGGTCCGCCTCGCGACGCTGTATGTCCGCGACGGACGCCTGAAGGAAGCGCTGGATTTGGTGAATCAGGCGCTCACGATCACTCCTGATTCCGCCGACGCGCGCCTGCTGGCGGCGGGCATCAGCTCGGCGTTGGGCGACGATAAGACCGCGGAAAAAGACTACAGCGAAGTACTGCGCCTCAATCCCAAGAATCAGGAGGCGTACCTTTATCTCGGCACGCTGTATGCCAAGCGCGGCGATTACGACGCGGCGCAGAAAACATTTCAGAAGCTGATCACGCTCGATCCCAATTCCTTCCTCGGTTACTACTACGCGGGCAAAGTGATGGTGGCCGCGAAGAATTATCCCGAGGCCGAAAAGTATTTTCAGAAAGCGCTCGACCTGAATCCGCAATCGGAGCTGGTGCTGCTCGATTTCGCCTTGCTGCGCGAGCGCCAGGCGCGGCCGAAAGATGCGATCGTTTATTACGACAAGATCAAGCAGGTCAACCCGAACAACGAGCTGGTTCGCAAACGGCTGGCCGAAATTTACGTCGGCGAAAAGAAATACGAGGAAGCGCTTGACGAGCTGAAACGGCTCGAGGAAGTCGAGACCAATCCCGCCGATACCCGCACCAAGATTGGGCTCCTCTATTTCGAGCGCGGCGACTTCGACGAGGCCGCCACCGAATTCAACCTGGTGCTCGGCTCCGAGCCGAACAACTATCGCGTTCACTATTATCTCGGCACCGTTTACACCGAGCTTAACGAGAACGCCAAGGCGATCGAGGAATTCTCGAAGATTCCCGCCGAGAGCGATCACTACGTCGAATCGCGCTTGCAACTCGCCTACTTGTACGACAAGGACAACAAGTACGACGCCGCGATTGCCGCGCTGAAGGAGGCGCTGACCAAGAAGCCCGACAACACCGAAATCATGGGCTTCATGGTGGGCGTTTATCAGGAAAAGAAGGAATACCCGACCGCGATCGATCTCGGGCGCAAGATGGTCAGGGTCGATCCCAAGAGCGATAAGTTTCATTTCACGCTCGGCGCGTTGCTCGATCAGAACAAGCAGCAATCGGACGCCGTGGTCGAAATGAAAAAGGCAATTGAGCTGAACCCGTCGAACGCGCAGGCGCTCAACTACCTCGGCTACACCTACGCGGAACAAGGCACCAATCTCGACGAGGCTGAAAAGCTGATTCGGCGCGCGCTCGTGATCGAGCCGGAGGACGGCTTCTACGTCGATAGCCTCGGCTGGGTGTACTATCAAAGAGGCGACTACAAGAAAGCCGTCGAAGAGTTGGAGCGCGCAGTCAATCTAACCGGCAACGACCCGACGATCACCGAGCACCTTGGCGACGCATACAGCAAGATGGGCAAGTCCAAAGAAGCCACCCATCAGTATGCCGACGCGCTCAAGAAAGCGCAGGAGACTGAGCAAGTGTCGCGGCTCAAGGATAAGCTCCAGGTCCTGCAGAATGCCGCCAGCGCCGGCCATTGA
- a CDS encoding ABC transporter permease: MSDENVIAMRLQGAAIPTVRASGVAREWRVASRTVRFSAICLVFFYLLAAASPFFAPYDPTAQNRSMPDCPPMRVHLSAPSEWSRGLLWTHPMSMKDPVERKYAEDESRRLYIHFFSGGHLFTTDSETEPYFMLGSDGLGRDLYSRIVYGARVSMCVGLLGVLISFSLGISIGALSGYVGGIVDNLIMRWSEIEMSLPSFYFLLALAAVIPSGLSTVTTFFLIVAIMSFISWAGFARIIRGMASSVRSRPYVEAARALGASRWRIITRHIVPSVLGYAIVAATLSVPGFILGESALSLLGLGIQEPAASWGNLLAQAQDVQNLARYPWILIPGIFIFLAVMSFNFLGDHLRDRLDPATSG, translated from the coding sequence ATGAGCGATGAAAACGTCATCGCGATGCGCCTGCAGGGCGCGGCAATCCCGACGGTGCGCGCGTCGGGCGTCGCGCGCGAATGGCGCGTCGCGTCGCGCACCGTGCGATTCTCAGCGATCTGCCTCGTGTTCTTTTACTTGCTCGCCGCGGCGTCGCCGTTTTTCGCTCCGTACGATCCGACCGCGCAGAATCGCTCGATGCCTGATTGCCCGCCGATGCGCGTGCATCTTAGCGCGCCGTCAGAATGGTCGCGCGGCCTGCTGTGGACGCATCCGATGAGCATGAAAGATCCCGTCGAGCGCAAATATGCCGAAGATGAATCGCGCCGGCTATATATCCACTTCTTCAGCGGCGGGCATCTCTTCACCACCGATTCGGAAACCGAGCCGTACTTCATGCTCGGCAGCGACGGCCTCGGGCGCGATCTCTATTCGCGAATCGTGTACGGCGCGCGCGTCAGCATGTGCGTCGGCCTGCTTGGCGTGCTGATCAGCTTTTCGCTGGGAATCTCGATCGGCGCGCTGTCGGGCTATGTCGGCGGCATCGTCGATAACCTGATCATGCGATGGTCCGAGATCGAGATGTCGCTGCCGTCGTTCTACTTTCTGCTCGCGCTCGCGGCCGTGATTCCGTCAGGCCTCAGCACGGTCACGACGTTTTTCCTGATCGTCGCGATCATGAGCTTCATCAGTTGGGCCGGCTTCGCCCGCATCATCCGCGGGATGGCGTCGTCGGTGCGCTCGCGCCCTTACGTAGAGGCAGCGCGCGCGCTCGGCGCTTCGCGCTGGCGGATCATAACGCGCCATATCGTCCCGTCGGTGCTCGGCTATGCGATCGTCGCCGCGACGCTGTCTGTTCCCGGCTTCATCCTCGGCGAGAGCGCGTTGTCGCTGCTCGGCCTTGGAATCCAGGAGCCGGCGGCGAGCTGGGGAAATCTGCTGGCGCAGGCGCAGGACGTGCAGAATCTCGCGCGCTATCCGTGGATTCTGATTCCCGGCATTTTCATTTTTCTCGCCGTGATGTCGTTCAATTTTCTCGGCGACCATCTGCGCGATCGCCTCGATCCCGCAACCTCCGGCTAG
- a CDS encoding ABC transporter ATP-binding protein, which produces MSPASASDSSSIVVNAAATGAPLVRIQNLSKEFPAGSTAVFGGKRLSVKAVSNVSLEIFAGETLGLVGESGSGKSTLGRLILKLLDPTEGAVHFDGRDLSTIGRSDLRALRREMQLVFQDPYASLNPRMRVRSIVGEGLEIHKLARGKQKEERIVELLQMVGMGADSMDRYPHEFSGGQRQRIGIARALAVNPRFLVLDEPVSALDVSIQAQIINLLQDLQERLKLTYLFIAHDLRVVEHISNRVAIMYLGKIVELASRDEIYLNPRHPYTRALLSAIPTIDAAKKPERIKLPGEVPSPLNPPSGCAFHPRCPYAKDVCITHEPLLESGRSGHAVACHVFPAP; this is translated from the coding sequence ATGTCGCCTGCATCCGCGTCTGATTCTTCATCGATCGTCGTCAACGCCGCGGCGACGGGCGCGCCGCTGGTGCGCATCCAGAATCTCAGCAAGGAATTCCCGGCCGGCTCGACCGCGGTGTTCGGCGGCAAGCGCCTTTCAGTGAAAGCGGTCAGCAACGTCAGTCTCGAAATTTTTGCGGGCGAGACGCTCGGCCTGGTCGGAGAATCGGGATCGGGCAAATCGACGCTGGGCCGCCTGATTCTGAAACTGCTCGATCCGACCGAAGGCGCCGTGCACTTCGACGGCCGCGATCTATCGACGATCGGCCGCTCCGATCTGCGCGCGCTCAGGCGCGAGATGCAACTCGTATTTCAGGATCCATACGCGTCGCTGAATCCGCGGATGCGCGTGCGATCGATCGTCGGCGAAGGACTGGAAATCCACAAACTCGCGCGCGGCAAGCAGAAGGAGGAGCGCATCGTCGAGTTGCTGCAGATGGTCGGGATGGGCGCGGACTCGATGGATCGATATCCGCACGAATTTTCCGGCGGCCAGCGCCAGCGAATCGGAATCGCGCGCGCGCTCGCGGTCAATCCGCGCTTCCTGGTGCTCGACGAACCGGTCTCCGCGCTCGACGTTTCGATTCAGGCGCAGATCATCAACCTGCTGCAGGACCTGCAGGAGAGGCTGAAACTGACGTACCTGTTTATCGCGCACGATTTGCGCGTGGTCGAGCACATCAGCAATCGGGTCGCGATCATGTACCTCGGCAAGATTGTCGAGCTTGCCTCGCGCGACGAAATTTATCTAAACCCGCGGCATCCTTATACGCGCGCGCTGCTGTCGGCGATCCCCACGATCGACGCGGCGAAAAAGCCCGAGCGAATCAAGCTGCCGGGCGAAGTGCCGAGCCCGCTTAATCCGCCGTCGGGATGCGCCTTCCATCCTCGATGCCCGTATGCGAAAGATGTTTGTATAACCCATGAGCCACTATTGGAGAGCGGCCGGAGCGGTCACGCGGTCGCGTGTCACGTTTTCCCCGCACCTTGA
- a CDS encoding ABC transporter ATP-binding protein, translating into MKSLRTSFFTEAGEVRAVDGVSFSVAPGKLMGVVGESGSGKTASVLSIMRLLPESARIVGGEIVFNGRDLLKLSEPEMRHIRGAQIAMIFQEPMTSLNPVFTIGSQIGEAIRLHQRTSRAETRNRTIEALRMVGIADPERRVNDYPHQLSGGMRQRVMIAMALSCNPKVLIADEPTTALDVTIQAQILDLIRELQSRLGLAVILVTHDLGIVAEYADDVTILYAARVMEQASSVELFKNPLNPYTRGLLESIPGIDGTRHHRLQAIPGSIPSAMYPPAGCRFHPRCPRAIPNCAEVDPPLEAKVPDHYVACIRV; encoded by the coding sequence GTGAAATCGCTGCGGACCTCGTTCTTTACCGAGGCGGGCGAAGTTCGCGCCGTCGATGGCGTGAGCTTTTCGGTCGCGCCGGGCAAGCTGATGGGCGTGGTAGGCGAGTCGGGCTCGGGCAAGACTGCGAGCGTGCTCTCGATCATGCGGCTCCTCCCCGAATCCGCGCGAATAGTCGGCGGCGAGATCGTCTTCAACGGCCGCGATCTGCTGAAACTCAGCGAGCCCGAGATGCGGCATATCCGCGGCGCGCAAATCGCGATGATTTTCCAGGAGCCGATGACCTCGCTCAACCCGGTCTTCACGATCGGCAGCCAGATCGGCGAGGCGATTCGCTTGCATCAGCGCACCTCGCGCGCGGAAACGCGCAACCGCACCATCGAGGCGCTCCGGATGGTCGGAATCGCGGATCCGGAACGCCGGGTCAATGACTATCCGCATCAGTTGTCCGGCGGGATGCGCCAGCGGGTGATGATCGCGATGGCGCTGTCGTGCAATCCCAAAGTGTTGATCGCCGATGAACCGACCACCGCGCTCGACGTCACGATCCAGGCGCAGATTCTCGATTTGATTCGCGAGTTGCAGTCGCGCCTCGGTCTCGCCGTGATCCTCGTGACGCACGATCTCGGAATCGTCGCCGAGTATGCCGACGACGTGACCATCCTCTACGCGGCGCGCGTGATGGAGCAGGCGTCGAGCGTCGAGTTGTTCAAAAATCCGCTGAATCCGTACACGCGCGGACTCCTCGAATCGATTCCCGGAATTGACGGGACGCGACATCATCGCCTGCAGGCGATTCCCGGATCGATTCCGAGCGCGATGTATCCGCCCGCGGGATGCAGGTTTCATCCGCGATGCCCGCGCGCGATTCCGAATTGTGCCGAAGTCGATCCGCCGCTCGAAGCGAAGGTCCCCGATCACTATGTCGCCTGCATCCGCGTCTGA
- the rpmB gene encoding 50S ribosomal protein L28, translating to MRHCAYCKKHPSVGNNVSHANNKTKRRWNPNLQEVRADIGGNVRRILVCTRCIRSGKVKKSA from the coding sequence ATGAGACATTGCGCCTATTGCAAGAAGCATCCGTCCGTCGGCAACAACGTCAGCCACGCCAACAACAAGACCAAGCGGCGATGGAATCCCAACCTGCAGGAAGTGCGTGCGGATATCGGCGGCAACGTGCGCCGGATCCTGGTCTGCACGCGATGCATCCGGAGTGGCAAAGTCAAAAAGAGCGCCTGA
- a CDS encoding polymer-forming cytoskeletal protein, with protein sequence MATELNQHEQWRREGRPGANADNSAYSKLIPNDPGTAWAEEPTRVAVGRNVNVSGKLIFDGPMRIEGRFKGEVRSAELLVIAEDATVEGKICAPRLLVMGELRGDITGCERLVLGPRAKMFGNIEARNLTIREGAYLEGEVRMTGFGAAPAGARTISK encoded by the coding sequence ATGGCGACAGAACTGAATCAACATGAGCAATGGCGGCGCGAAGGACGCCCGGGCGCGAACGCGGACAACTCGGCGTACTCGAAGCTGATACCGAACGACCCCGGGACCGCGTGGGCGGAAGAGCCAACCCGCGTGGCGGTCGGCCGCAACGTAAATGTATCGGGCAAATTGATTTTCGATGGACCGATGCGAATCGAGGGCCGCTTCAAGGGCGAAGTTCGCTCGGCCGAGCTGCTGGTAATCGCGGAAGACGCGACGGTCGAGGGCAAAATCTGCGCGCCGCGGCTGCTGGTGATGGGCGAATTGCGCGGCGATATCACCGGATGCGAGCGGCTGGTGCTCGGGCCCAGAGCCAAGATGTTCGGCAATATAGAAGCTCGCAACCTCACGATTCGCGAGGGCGCCTACCTCGAGGGCGAAGTCAGGATGACCGGCTTCGGTGCGGCGCCGGCCGGGGCGCGCACGATCTCAAAGTAG
- a CDS encoding ABC transporter permease encodes MTQFLLRRLLNMIPLILGITFISFLAMSLVPGDFLSNLKMNPTITPEVIKQLQAQFGLDQPLIVRYAKWLWGVLHLNFGISLSYRVSVTSLIESRAFNTIILSASSMLFSWAIAIPIGIIVAVNQNSIWDRVLSFLAFFGMSVPSFFLAFLMMYFALKTGWFPIGGTFSVDYATLDPMSKIADRINHLILPVFVLGISGTAGLMRLMRSQILEIKNSEFVRTARAKGLSERVVIYKHVLRNALNPFITMAGYSLGDLLGGAALVEAVMNLQGLGLLLLDAVRSLDIYLVMGSVLMGTVLLLVGNLLADIALVAVDPRVDFSSVAAE; translated from the coding sequence ATGACCCAATTCCTGCTGCGCCGCCTGCTCAACATGATCCCGCTGATTCTCGGGATCACGTTCATCTCATTTCTCGCGATGTCGCTGGTGCCCGGCGACTTCCTCTCCAACCTCAAGATGAATCCGACGATCACGCCCGAGGTGATCAAGCAATTGCAGGCGCAGTTCGGCCTCGATCAGCCACTGATTGTGCGCTACGCGAAGTGGCTGTGGGGCGTGCTCCATCTGAACTTTGGAATTTCGCTTAGCTACCGGGTCAGCGTCACCAGTCTTATCGAATCGCGCGCGTTCAACACGATCATCTTGTCGGCGTCGAGTATGCTGTTCTCGTGGGCGATCGCGATTCCAATCGGGATCATCGTCGCGGTGAATCAAAATTCGATCTGGGATCGCGTGCTTTCGTTCCTCGCATTCTTCGGGATGTCGGTGCCGAGTTTTTTTCTCGCGTTTCTGATGATGTACTTCGCGCTCAAGACCGGATGGTTCCCGATCGGCGGCACTTTCTCGGTCGATTACGCGACGCTCGATCCGATGAGCAAAATCGCCGATCGCATCAACCATCTGATTCTACCGGTGTTCGTGCTCGGCATTTCCGGCACTGCGGGCCTGATGCGTTTGATGCGTTCGCAGATTCTCGAAATCAAAAATTCCGAATTTGTCCGCACCGCGCGCGCCAAAGGACTTTCCGAGCGCGTCGTGATTTACAAGCACGTGCTCCGCAACGCGCTCAATCCGTTCATCACGATGGCGGGCTACTCGCTGGGCGATCTGCTCGGCGGCGCCGCGCTGGTCGAAGCGGTGATGAATCTGCAGGGACTTGGATTGCTCTTGCTCGACGCGGTTCGCTCGCTCGATATTTACCTGGTAATGGGCTCAGTGCTGATGGGCACGGTGCTGCTGCTGGTCGGCAATCTGCTGGCGGATATCGCGCTGGTGGCAGTCGATCCGCGCGTCGATTTTTCGTCGGTGGCGGCCGAATGA